From one Simplicispira suum genomic stretch:
- the pheT gene encoding phenylalanine--tRNA ligase subunit beta, with translation MQFPESWLREFCNPPLSTSELAETLTMAGLEVESMEPVAPPFGGVVVGEIRSAAQHPDADRLRVCQVDVGQAELLNIVCGAPNARVGIKVPCALVGAQLPPGEDGKPFAIRVGKLRGVESHGMLCSAKELKLSDDHGGLLELPANTTVGADIRSVLTLDDTLFTLKLTPNLAHCLSVYGVARELAALTGAELKTPVFPPVAARIGDTLPVNISAPDLCGRFSGRIVRGVNPRASTPPWMVERLARCGQRSVSPLVDISNYVMFELGRPSHIFDLDKIHGGLDIRWARAGESLTLLNGSTVTLDADVGVIADDMQVESLAGIMGGEATAVSDATKNIYIEAAFWWPQAVAGRSRRLRFSTEAGHRFERGVDPEQTVEHIERITQLVLDICGTPDSVCGPLDDQQVRMPERAAVRLRVARASKVIGMSVSQAQCVQVLERLGLEVAQGEGELTVRPPAYRFDLAHEEDLIEEVARIVGYGRLPDTPPLAPVTPLLRPERKRSPFVLRRQLAALGYQETINFSFVDAAWERELSGATDPIRLVNPIASQMGVMRSSLLGSLLQVLKFNADRRAERVRVFELGRVFFRDDSVADSDTTVAGFRQPQRLAGLAFGPAERVQWGAAARSADFFDAKGDVEALLAPRKPVFQVSDHPAMHPGRCARVVLDGCAIGFVGELHPKWRQSWGLAQAPVLFELELDAVLSKTLPAFNPVARHQSVERDIAVVVGEAVTHGQLMESIASAVDAALLRDAVLFDVYRPKAPKGGELPAAGASLLQGEKSMAIRLVLGGDSTLTEAQIDTAVAAVVEQLALRHGARLRV, from the coding sequence ATGCAATTTCCTGAATCCTGGCTGCGCGAATTCTGCAATCCGCCCTTGAGCACCTCCGAGTTGGCGGAGACCTTGACCATGGCCGGCCTGGAGGTCGAATCGATGGAGCCTGTTGCACCACCCTTTGGCGGGGTGGTGGTGGGGGAGATTCGTTCGGCCGCGCAGCACCCCGACGCAGACCGGCTGCGCGTGTGCCAGGTGGATGTGGGCCAGGCTGAGCTGCTGAACATCGTTTGCGGAGCGCCCAATGCCCGCGTTGGCATCAAGGTGCCGTGTGCCTTGGTCGGGGCGCAGTTGCCGCCGGGGGAGGACGGAAAGCCATTCGCCATTCGGGTGGGCAAGCTGCGCGGGGTGGAAAGCCACGGCATGCTGTGCTCGGCCAAGGAACTCAAGCTCTCGGACGACCACGGCGGCCTCCTCGAACTGCCGGCCAACACGACTGTGGGTGCCGACATCCGCAGCGTACTGACGCTCGACGATACCCTGTTTACGCTCAAGCTCACGCCCAATCTGGCGCATTGCCTCAGCGTGTACGGTGTGGCGCGTGAACTGGCCGCGCTAACTGGCGCAGAACTTAAAACACCTGTGTTTCCGCCCGTTGCGGCGCGGATCGGCGACACTCTGCCGGTAAACATCAGCGCGCCGGACTTGTGTGGACGGTTTTCCGGCCGCATTGTGCGCGGCGTGAATCCACGTGCCAGCACGCCGCCATGGATGGTCGAGCGGTTGGCGCGCTGCGGTCAGCGCAGCGTTTCACCGCTCGTTGACATTTCGAATTACGTGATGTTTGAGCTCGGCCGACCCTCGCACATCTTTGATCTGGACAAGATTCACGGCGGGCTCGACATTCGCTGGGCGCGTGCGGGCGAATCGCTGACACTCCTCAATGGCAGCACCGTGACGCTGGATGCGGACGTGGGCGTGATTGCGGACGACATGCAGGTGGAGTCCTTGGCCGGCATCATGGGCGGTGAGGCCACGGCAGTATCAGACGCGACGAAAAATATCTACATTGAGGCTGCATTCTGGTGGCCGCAGGCAGTCGCAGGGCGCTCGCGCCGTTTGCGGTTTTCAACCGAAGCCGGCCATCGCTTCGAGCGCGGGGTGGACCCGGAGCAGACGGTTGAGCACATCGAACGCATTACCCAATTGGTTCTCGATATCTGCGGCACCCCTGACTCGGTTTGTGGTCCCTTGGATGATCAACAGGTGCGCATGCCTGAGCGCGCTGCGGTGCGCTTGCGCGTCGCGCGCGCCTCAAAGGTGATTGGCATGTCCGTCTCTCAGGCGCAATGCGTGCAGGTACTTGAACGTCTGGGCCTGGAGGTCGCACAAGGCGAGGGGGAGCTTACAGTTCGTCCCCCCGCCTACCGTTTCGATCTGGCGCATGAGGAAGATCTGATCGAGGAAGTGGCGCGCATCGTCGGTTACGGCCGTTTGCCCGATACGCCGCCGCTTGCTCCGGTGACGCCCTTGCTGCGGCCTGAGCGCAAGCGCAGCCCGTTTGTGCTTAGGCGCCAACTTGCGGCGCTGGGCTACCAGGAGACGATCAACTTCAGCTTTGTCGATGCTGCCTGGGAGCGTGAGCTATCTGGCGCCACCGATCCGATTCGTCTGGTGAACCCGATTGCAAGCCAAATGGGGGTCATGCGCTCGTCTCTATTGGGCTCTTTGCTACAAGTTTTGAAATTTAATGCCGATCGACGTGCCGAGCGGGTGCGCGTTTTTGAGTTGGGCCGCGTCTTTTTTCGCGATGACTCGGTGGCCGATTCCGACACGACCGTGGCGGGCTTTCGCCAACCGCAGCGCCTGGCGGGTCTGGCGTTTGGCCCTGCCGAGCGCGTTCAATGGGGTGCTGCAGCACGCAGCGCGGACTTTTTCGATGCCAAAGGCGACGTTGAAGCGCTGCTCGCGCCGCGCAAGCCGGTATTTCAGGTGTCTGACCATCCCGCCATGCATCCGGGGCGTTGCGCACGGGTGGTACTGGACGGCTGCGCGATAGGCTTTGTCGGCGAATTGCATCCCAAGTGGCGACAATCCTGGGGTTTGGCCCAGGCGCCGGTGCTCTTCGAGCTTGAGCTGGATGCCGTTCTAAGCAAGACCCTGCCTGCTTTCAACCCCGTGGCGCGCCATCAGTCCGTGGAGCGCGATATCGCCGTGGTGGTCGGCGAGGCCGTGACGCATGGCCAGTTGATGGAATCGATCGCTTCTGCAGTGGACGCGGCATTGCTGCGCGACGCGGTATTGTTTGATGTATATCGTCCCAAAGCGCCAAAGGGTGGGGAACTGCCTGCAGCAGGTGCTTCGCTCCTGCAAGGTGAAAAAAGCATGGCGATTCGTTTGGTGCTCGGTGGTGACAGCACGCTCACCGAGGCACAAATTGACACGGCTGTGGCGGCCGTTGTCGAGCAATTGGCTCTGCGCCACGGCGCGCGCTTGCGGGTTTAG
- a CDS encoding integration host factor subunit alpha, with product MHRVEFTVESLETPALTKAQLADLLFDQIGLNKRESKDMVDAFFDLIARSLVDGEDVKLSGFGNFQIRTKAPRPGRNPRTGEAIPIGERRVVTFHASSKLKEQIQG from the coding sequence ATGCATCGCGTGGAATTTACTGTCGAGAGCCTGGAGACTCCCGCTTTGACCAAGGCACAGCTTGCCGATCTACTGTTTGATCAGATCGGTCTGAACAAGCGGGAGTCCAAAGACATGGTCGATGCGTTTTTTGACCTCATTGCACGCAGCCTGGTCGACGGTGAAGACGTCAAGCTCTCGGGTTTTGGCAATTTCCAGATTCGCACCAAGGCACCTCGCCCTGGCCGCAATCCGCGCACTGGCGAGGCCATACCGATTGGCGAACGCCGTGTCGTGACATTTCACGCAAGCAGCAAGCTCAAAGAGCAGATCCAGGGCTGA
- a CDS encoding MerR family transcriptional regulator: MGLVLPSIPAKRYFTIGEVADLCAVKPHVLRYWEQEFTQLRPIKRRGNRRYYQHHEVLMIRRIRDLLYDQGFTISGARNQLQEIAPIGVNTREDAADLDDANGPVVELPDMEAVRRELFEIRGLLLAAV, from the coding sequence ATGGGCCTTGTGCTTCCCTCCATACCGGCTAAACGCTATTTCACCATTGGGGAAGTGGCGGACTTGTGTGCTGTCAAGCCACATGTACTGCGCTATTGGGAGCAGGAATTCACGCAGCTTCGTCCCATCAAGCGCCGTGGCAATCGCCGCTATTACCAACACCACGAAGTTCTGATGATCCGCCGCATCCGTGACCTGCTCTACGACCAGGGTTTTACGATCAGCGGCGCACGCAATCAGCTGCAGGAAATTGCGCCAATCGGCGTCAATACACGCGAAGATGCCGCAGACCTCGACGACGCAAACGGGCCCGTTGTCGAGCTCCCGGACATGGAAGCGGTGCGCCGCGAATTGTTTGAAATACGCGGTTTGCTTCTGGCTGCGGTGTGA
- a CDS encoding bifunctional acetate--CoA ligase family protein/GNAT family N-acetyltransferase — MDKHYLRTLFSPESIVVFAGNEERAGSQTVQGHALLESIRKQRFSGKLTFVDIETTGTLADLAQARADLAIIALPASDVAAALELAGRMACRAALVISSGIGADDASVLAKMAQREGVYLLGPNSLGFQRPALGLNASVAGPLARQGSLALVSQSGALTASILDWADNNAVGFSSVISLGPNTAVDIAQVLDYLASDPQTHSIVVYLEGISNARSFMSALRSAANAKPVVVLKSGRKPAGNAAAQTHSGAIVGSDDVFDAALARAGAVRVRSFVELFSAAKCLASRYRPVGRRLAVVTNGGGPGVLAADWINEIFLDLGRLSQESVATLQPQLPPLASLIDLIDLSEEAGPEHFRIAVETASRDRQVDGVLAIYSPKAGIDATQVARALADVKRKMSKPLLSCWMGDTSVVPARAVLLEASIPSFRTPEAAVGAFGNIASFYQNQQLLLQTPPPLSNLAKPDIEGARLVIEGVLAERRKVLTEMESKTLLAAFHIPVTNTILARSPTEAMMIATQLGFPVALKIDSPDVSHKSDVQGVALNIMSGASARDTYTDMVQRVTQLLPQARINGVTVQKMARARRGREICIGLVTDDPFGPVITFGAGGTMIELIDDRAMELPPLNLFLARRLIERARVAETLDAWRGAGAVDRNALEQVLLRVSEMVCELPQLREMDINPLIVDECGVVAVDARIVVEHAPSQSSGAAQYSHLAILPYPARFRQVWPLSGGGEYTVRPVRPDDAQMLQALVQSLSPQSRYFRFISSMAQLPPSMLARFTLIDYDREMALVAILKERTPGADGEPVESERIVGVSRYITNPDRSSCEFALVVADDFSGRGLGSRLMLSIMEVARERGLSEMEGLVLANNPGMLKLMRSLGFSVKAFPEDPDFKLVTHAL; from the coding sequence ATGGACAAGCACTATCTTAGGACGCTTTTTTCTCCTGAGTCCATTGTTGTTTTTGCCGGCAACGAGGAGCGCGCTGGTAGCCAGACGGTTCAGGGACATGCCTTGCTCGAATCCATTCGCAAGCAGCGCTTCAGCGGAAAACTGACCTTCGTCGACATCGAGACCACAGGCACGCTGGCCGACCTGGCGCAGGCGCGAGCCGATCTGGCCATTATTGCGCTGCCCGCTTCGGATGTGGCAGCCGCCCTGGAACTGGCCGGTCGCATGGCCTGCCGTGCAGCGCTGGTGATCTCCAGCGGCATCGGGGCCGACGACGCCTCGGTGCTTGCCAAGATGGCCCAGCGTGAAGGCGTGTACCTGCTCGGCCCCAATTCGCTCGGGTTTCAGCGTCCGGCGTTGGGCCTCAATGCGAGCGTGGCCGGGCCGCTGGCGCGCCAGGGCTCCCTGGCGCTGGTTTCGCAATCTGGGGCGCTCACTGCGTCCATTCTGGACTGGGCCGACAACAACGCAGTGGGCTTTTCCTCGGTGATCTCGCTTGGGCCCAATACGGCGGTCGACATTGCACAAGTGCTGGACTATCTGGCCAGCGATCCGCAGACACACAGCATTGTTGTGTACCTTGAAGGCATCTCCAACGCGCGCAGTTTCATGAGCGCACTGCGCTCCGCTGCCAATGCCAAGCCGGTGGTGGTGCTCAAGTCCGGCAGAAAGCCGGCGGGCAATGCGGCAGCGCAGACGCACAGCGGCGCCATTGTGGGCAGCGACGATGTGTTCGATGCAGCGCTCGCGCGGGCCGGAGCGGTGCGCGTTCGTTCCTTCGTCGAATTGTTCTCTGCCGCCAAGTGCCTGGCCTCACGCTATCGCCCTGTAGGGCGGCGTCTGGCGGTGGTGACCAATGGCGGTGGGCCGGGCGTGTTGGCAGCCGACTGGATCAATGAAATTTTTCTCGATCTTGGTCGTTTGTCGCAGGAATCGGTGGCCACCCTGCAGCCGCAGCTACCGCCGCTGGCGTCCTTGATCGATCTGATTGATCTGTCAGAAGAAGCGGGTCCGGAACACTTTCGCATCGCCGTGGAAACGGCAAGCCGCGATCGTCAGGTCGATGGCGTTCTGGCCATCTACTCGCCAAAAGCCGGAATTGATGCGACGCAAGTGGCCCGTGCTCTGGCCGACGTGAAGCGCAAGATGAGCAAGCCGCTGCTCTCTTGCTGGATGGGCGACACCTCTGTGGTGCCAGCGCGCGCGGTCCTGCTCGAAGCGAGCATTCCCAGTTTTCGCACGCCTGAAGCGGCCGTGGGAGCCTTTGGAAATATCGCGTCGTTCTATCAAAACCAGCAGCTTTTGCTGCAAACCCCCCCGCCGCTCTCGAACCTGGCAAAACCAGATATCGAGGGTGCCCGCCTGGTGATCGAGGGCGTGCTGGCCGAGCGGCGCAAGGTGCTGACCGAGATGGAGTCCAAGACGCTGCTGGCGGCGTTTCACATTCCCGTCACCAACACCATTCTGGCGCGCAGTCCCACCGAGGCCATGATGATTGCAACGCAGCTGGGGTTTCCAGTGGCGTTGAAAATCGATTCGCCCGACGTCAGTCACAAATCCGACGTGCAGGGGGTGGCGCTCAACATCATGAGCGGGGCCAGCGCACGAGACACCTACACCGACATGGTGCAACGAGTGACGCAGCTCCTGCCGCAGGCGCGAATCAACGGCGTTACCGTCCAGAAGATGGCTCGTGCGAGGCGCGGGCGTGAAATCTGCATTGGTCTGGTCACCGACGATCCGTTTGGCCCGGTGATTACCTTTGGTGCCGGCGGCACCATGATCGAATTGATTGACGATCGGGCAATGGAGCTGCCGCCCTTGAACCTGTTTCTTGCACGCCGGCTGATCGAACGCGCCCGCGTGGCAGAAACACTTGACGCATGGCGCGGAGCCGGCGCGGTGGACCGCAATGCGCTGGAGCAGGTATTGCTGCGGGTGTCAGAGATGGTCTGTGAGCTGCCGCAATTGCGCGAGATGGACATCAACCCCTTGATCGTTGATGAATGCGGTGTCGTGGCGGTGGACGCACGCATCGTTGTTGAACATGCGCCCAGCCAAAGCTCGGGCGCAGCGCAGTACAGCCATCTGGCGATCCTGCCTTATCCGGCCCGGTTCCGTCAGGTCTGGCCGCTCAGCGGTGGGGGCGAATACACGGTGCGTCCGGTCCGCCCCGACGACGCCCAAATGCTGCAGGCTCTGGTGCAAAGCCTGTCGCCGCAAAGCCGCTATTTCCGTTTCATCTCTTCCATGGCGCAACTTCCGCCGAGCATGCTTGCGCGGTTTACGCTGATTGACTACGACCGCGAGATGGCACTGGTGGCAATCCTGAAGGAGCGCACGCCTGGCGCAGACGGCGAGCCGGTGGAGTCCGAGCGCATCGTGGGCGTGTCGCGCTATATCACCAACCCCGATCGCAGCAGTTGCGAGTTTGCCTTGGTGGTTGCCGATGATTTCAGCGGACGGGGCCTGGGCTCGCGCTTGATGCTGAGCATCATGGAGGTCGCGCGCGAGCGTGGCCTCAGCGAGATGGAGGGTCTCGTGCTGGCCAACAACCCCGGCATGCTCAAGCTGATGCGCAGCCTGGGCTTCAGCGTCAAGGCTTTCCCGGAAGACCCCGATTTCAAGCTCGTCACGCACGCGCTTTGA
- the putA gene encoding trifunctional transcriptional regulator/proline dehydrogenase/L-glutamate gamma-semialdehyde dehydrogenase, translated as MSTTPESLAFAPSAFHGALERSALQTLCRAPEPAALAPLLALARSDAATAQRVHALARRLAGSLRQRKSGAGRAGLVQSLLQEFSLSSQEGVALMCLAEALLRIPDKATRDALIRDKIGNGQWEAHLGKSPSLFVNAATWGLLLTGKLVATHSEKSLSSLLTRLTAKGGEPLIRKSVDMAMRMMGEQFVTGETIAQALANARAREAAGFRFSYDMLGEAALTQRDAARYLQSYEAAIHAIGHASNGRGIYAGPGISIKLSALHPRYARAQSARVHSELYPTLVSLAKLARQYDIGLNIDAEETERLELSLELLERLCHEETLTGWNGLGFVIQAYQKRCPAVIDEVIALAQRSGRRLMVRLVKGAYWDSEIKRAQVDGLSDFPVYTRKAHTDVSYIACARKLLAAPKAVYPQFATHNAHTLAAIFEIAEPATYHPGQYEFQCLHGMGEPLYEQVVRPVADGGLGRPCRVYAPVGTHETLLAYLVRRLLENGANTSFVNRIADESIALDELVRDPVDVVDAATAIEGAAALPHPRIAHPLALYGDVRRNSAGLDLASEPVLAEIERALEASRQQRWQAGPMLACDAAPNPMHPVRNPADSTDLVGEIQEADLQDVEHALALACSDGLAWTETAPVERAQALLRAADLLQKQMPSLIALLIREAGKSAANAIAEVREAIDFLRYYAQQASATLTATPSPALGTVVCISPWNFPLAIFVGQISAALAAGNQVLAKPAEQTPLIAAYAVRLMWQAGVPRAALQLVPGQGETVGAALVADARVMGVIFTGSTQVARAIQRSLSGRLDVQGRPVTLIAETGGQNAMIVDSSALAEQAVVDIVASAFDSAGQRCSALRVLCIQEDAAAHVLPMLRGAMQELHLGNPSRLAIDVGPVIDAEAQAGILSHIKAMQGRGCEVFQAHDAALAGPGTFVAPTLIEIQSMDQLEREVFGPVLHVLRYARTGLPKLLDDINATGYGLTLGVHTRIDETIAQVLARAHAGNAYVNRNMVGAVVGVQPFGGEGLSGTGPKAGGPLYLRRLSAHALTDLRSMLTQSEPEIAPAPTAALQALQKWALDTGRGALAARCTRFAAQSPAGLSQTLPGPTGERNVYTVLPRANIGCLAANEDDLLSQLAAVLAIGSKALWQGDMATRLHAQLPTTVQQRIEIPAAGVLQAPMLDAVIQHGLATQLQASCEALALRPGAIVGLQGLVPGEADIALDRLLLERSLSVNTAAAGGNASLMTIG; from the coding sequence ATGTCCACCACGCCCGAATCTCTTGCCTTTGCCCCCAGCGCCTTCCACGGCGCGCTCGAACGCAGCGCACTACAGACCTTGTGCCGCGCGCCCGAACCCGCCGCCTTGGCCCCGCTGCTCGCCCTGGCGCGCAGCGATGCAGCCACCGCGCAGCGCGTACATGCGCTCGCGCGTCGACTTGCGGGCTCCTTGCGACAGCGAAAGAGCGGCGCTGGGCGTGCCGGCCTGGTGCAAAGCCTGCTGCAGGAGTTCTCGCTGTCCTCGCAAGAAGGCGTGGCCTTGATGTGTCTTGCCGAAGCCCTGCTGCGCATTCCGGACAAGGCAACGCGCGACGCACTGATCCGCGACAAGATCGGCAACGGCCAGTGGGAAGCGCACCTGGGCAAGAGCCCTTCGCTGTTCGTCAACGCCGCCACCTGGGGCTTGCTGCTGACGGGCAAGCTGGTCGCCACGCACAGCGAAAAGTCGCTGTCGTCCCTGCTGACGCGCCTGACGGCCAAGGGTGGCGAGCCGCTCATTCGCAAAAGCGTGGACATGGCCATGCGCATGATGGGTGAGCAGTTTGTCACCGGCGAAACCATTGCCCAGGCGCTCGCCAATGCGCGCGCGCGCGAAGCGGCAGGTTTTCGTTTCTCCTACGACATGCTGGGCGAAGCAGCGCTGACGCAGCGCGATGCAGCACGCTATCTGCAGTCCTACGAAGCGGCTATCCACGCCATTGGCCACGCATCGAACGGCCGAGGCATCTACGCGGGGCCGGGTATTTCGATCAAACTCTCCGCGCTGCACCCACGCTATGCACGCGCGCAAAGCGCCCGTGTCCATTCTGAGCTGTATCCCACACTGGTATCACTGGCCAAGCTGGCACGCCAATACGACATTGGCCTGAACATCGATGCGGAAGAGACCGAACGGCTGGAACTCTCCTTGGAGCTGCTTGAACGCCTCTGCCACGAGGAGACTCTGACGGGCTGGAATGGTCTGGGCTTTGTCATTCAGGCCTACCAGAAACGCTGCCCCGCAGTCATCGACGAAGTCATTGCGCTGGCGCAGCGAAGCGGGCGCCGCCTGATGGTTCGCCTCGTCAAAGGTGCCTATTGGGACAGTGAAATCAAGCGCGCCCAGGTGGATGGCCTGAGCGACTTCCCGGTCTACACGCGCAAAGCGCACACCGACGTCTCCTACATTGCCTGCGCACGCAAGCTTCTGGCAGCGCCCAAGGCGGTGTACCCACAGTTCGCCACGCACAATGCACACACACTGGCGGCCATTTTCGAAATCGCCGAGCCGGCTACGTACCATCCTGGCCAGTACGAGTTCCAGTGTTTGCACGGCATGGGAGAGCCCTTGTACGAACAGGTGGTGCGCCCGGTGGCAGACGGTGGTCTGGGGCGCCCATGCCGCGTCTATGCCCCCGTAGGCACACACGAAACCCTGCTGGCCTACCTGGTGCGCCGACTGCTTGAAAATGGCGCCAATACCTCGTTCGTGAACCGCATCGCCGACGAAAGCATCGCGCTGGACGAACTGGTCCGTGACCCGGTAGACGTCGTGGACGCAGCCACAGCCATCGAAGGTGCGGCGGCACTGCCGCATCCGCGCATCGCGCACCCACTGGCGCTGTACGGCGACGTGCGGCGCAATTCGGCAGGCCTGGATCTTGCCAGCGAGCCGGTGCTTGCGGAGATTGAGCGCGCTCTGGAGGCGTCGCGCCAACAGCGCTGGCAGGCAGGACCGATGCTCGCTTGCGATGCGGCACCAAATCCAATGCACCCGGTGCGCAACCCAGCAGATAGCACGGATCTGGTGGGCGAAATCCAGGAAGCCGACTTGCAAGACGTGGAACATGCCCTGGCGCTGGCATGCAGCGACGGTTTGGCCTGGACCGAAACTGCGCCGGTAGAGCGCGCCCAGGCCCTGCTTCGGGCTGCCGATTTGCTACAAAAGCAGATGCCCTCCCTGATCGCGCTGCTGATTCGCGAAGCGGGCAAAAGCGCAGCCAACGCCATTGCTGAAGTGCGCGAGGCGATCGATTTTCTGCGCTATTACGCGCAGCAGGCCAGCGCCACCTTGACAGCTACACCATCGCCTGCGCTGGGCACCGTGGTGTGCATCAGCCCCTGGAATTTTCCGCTCGCCATCTTTGTGGGCCAGATTTCGGCCGCTCTGGCGGCTGGCAACCAGGTCCTTGCCAAACCGGCAGAGCAAACCCCACTGATCGCAGCCTACGCCGTGCGATTGATGTGGCAGGCTGGCGTGCCCCGCGCAGCACTGCAGCTTGTTCCTGGACAGGGAGAGACGGTGGGCGCTGCACTGGTGGCGGATGCACGTGTGATGGGCGTGATCTTCACTGGTTCGACGCAGGTGGCGCGGGCGATTCAACGCAGCCTCTCGGGCCGCCTTGACGTCCAGGGCCGACCCGTAACACTGATTGCGGAAACCGGTGGACAGAACGCCATGATCGTGGATTCATCGGCGCTGGCGGAGCAGGCCGTGGTGGACATCGTGGCCTCAGCCTTTGACAGCGCTGGTCAGCGCTGCTCAGCACTGCGCGTGCTGTGCATCCAGGAAGATGCGGCGGCCCACGTCCTGCCCATGCTGCGCGGCGCCATGCAGGAGTTGCATCTGGGCAATCCGTCACGCCTTGCCATCGACGTAGGGCCAGTGATTGATGCCGAAGCCCAGGCTGGCATCCTGAGCCACATCAAGGCCATGCAAGGGCGCGGATGTGAGGTCTTCCAAGCGCATGACGCCGCACTCGCCGGCCCAGGAACCTTCGTGGCCCCAACGCTGATTGAAATCCAAAGCATGGACCAGCTGGAGCGGGAAGTCTTTGGCCCAGTACTGCATGTACTGCGCTACGCACGCACTGGCCTGCCCAAGCTGCTCGACGACATCAACGCCACGGGTTACGGTCTCACGCTCGGCGTGCACACACGCATCGATGAAACCATTGCCCAGGTGCTGGCACGTGCGCACGCGGGCAATGCCTACGTGAACCGCAACATGGTCGGCGCTGTGGTGGGCGTACAGCCGTTTGGCGGCGAAGGGCTGTCGGGAACCGGCCCCAAGGCAGGCGGTCCGCTGTACCTGCGCCGCCTCAGTGCGCACGCGCTTACCGACTTGCGCAGCATGCTGACGCAAAGCGAACCAGAAATCGCACCTGCACCAACCGCTGCGCTGCAAGCGCTACAAAAATGGGCCTTGGACACGGGCCGCGGTGCTTTGGCAGCAAGATGCACCCGTTTTGCAGCCCAGTCGCCCGCTGGCCTCTCGCAAACCTTGCCCGGTCCAACGGGCGAGCGCAATGTGTACACGGTGCTGCCACGCGCGAACATTGGCTGCCTGGCAGCAAACGAGGACGACTTGCTTTCCCAGCTGGCTGCAGTACTCGCAATAGGCTCCAAGGCGCTTTGGCAGGGAGACATGGCGACGCGCCTGCATGCGCAATTGCCTACGACGGTCCAGCAGCGCATCGAGATCCCTGCCGCTGGTGTGCTGCAGGCCCCCATGCTCGACGCAGTGATACAGCATGGACTGGCAACACAGCTGCAAGCCAGCTGCGAGGCCCTGGCGCTGCGGCCGGGAGCCATCGTCGGCTTGCAGGGCCTGGTCCCCGGCGAGGCGGACATCGCCCTGGATCGCCTGCTGCTAGAGCGCTCGCTGAGCGTCAATACCGCCGCTGCCGGCGGCAATGCCAGCTTGATGACGATTGGCTAG
- a CDS encoding Lrp/AsnC ligand binding domain-containing protein — MNDESKNIDRIDLKILSILQEDGRISNLKLSEQVGLSPTAVLGRVQRLSREGYVLGYEARLNPLKLGAAMLVFVEVLLDRTTPNVFEQFNAAVQVRPEIMECHMVAGGFDYLLKTRTADMNAYRAFAGAVLWQLPGVRETRTYAVMEEVKHSTRLPLS; from the coding sequence ATGAACGATGAATCAAAGAATATTGACAGAATTGATCTAAAAATTCTCTCGATCCTGCAGGAAGACGGGCGCATTTCGAATTTGAAGCTTTCCGAGCAGGTGGGCTTGTCGCCCACGGCGGTCCTTGGGCGCGTGCAAAGGCTCTCGCGCGAGGGCTATGTTTTGGGCTATGAAGCACGCCTCAACCCGTTGAAACTCGGTGCGGCGATGCTGGTGTTCGTGGAAGTGTTGCTTGATCGGACCACCCCGAATGTGTTTGAGCAGTTCAACGCTGCGGTGCAGGTGCGCCCGGAAATCATGGAATGCCATATGGTGGCAGGCGGCTTTGACTACCTGCTCAAGACGCGTACAGCCGACATGAATGCCTACCGCGCTTTTGCCGGCGCCGTGCTCTGGCAACTGCCGGGCGTGCGAGAGACCCGCACCTACGCGGTGATGGAAGAGGTCAAGCACTCGACGCGTCTGCCTTTGTCCTGA